In the genome of Spirochaetota bacterium, the window AAACCAGCGTCCATCGAGCTGGATAAAATGACCCCGGAAGAGGTGGTGAAAAAAGGCTCGCCCTTCTGGAAGGTCATGAAGCAGATGTACGAGATGAAATATCATACCGTGCTGGTTCCCGACGAGTACGGGGGAATGGGGCTTGATCCCCTGAGCCTTCATATTTTTTTCGAGGAGCTTTCCTATGGCAGCGTCGGATTTGCGGTCGCATCGGGTGTCGCGTGTTTTCCCTCATTCTACGCTTCCATGGTTCCGGAAGATCATCTGATTGAAAACATCATACTGCCGTACGTTAATTGCACTGACGCCACCAATGTTGGCTGCTGGGCCATAACCGAACCGGATCACGGCTCGGATATTTTAATGTCGGGGACGGAATTTTTTCATGACCGTAAAATAACACAAAGCGTAAAGGCGCAGAAAAATGGAGACCGGTGGATCATCAACGGTCAGACATCGGCATGGGTGTCATGCGGCCCGCTTGCGACGTCGGCGGCGCTTTCCGTGGGTATTGATCCGAGCAAGGGGATGGCCGGCGGCGGCATATGCCTGATAGACTGCACACAGAAAGGGGTAACAAAAGGAAAACCCCTCGATAAGATGGGGCAGAGGGATCTTCCGCAGGGCGAAATCTTTTTCGACAACGCGGAGGTTCCGGAAGATTACATGATTGTCGACCCCGACAGCTACGAGGCCATCACCGATACCACGCTCGCCATCGCCAACGCCTGCATGGGGGCTTTTTTCACCGGAGTCGCTCAGTCGGCCTACGACCTGGCGGTTCAGTACGCCAAAGAGAGAGTACAGGGCGGGGTGCCTATCATCAAGCATTCCACGGTAAAAGAAAAGCTCTTTTACATGTTCAGGAAAATAGAGCTGGCGCGCGCCTACTCGAGATCGACGCTGGTGTATAACTTCAGCACGACGCCGCCACACACCCAGTATTCCATCGCATCAAAGACTTACTGCACCCAGATCGCCTATGAAGTCGCCAGCGATGCCATGCAGATGTTCGGCGGTTATGGAGTTACCAGGGAATATCCCATAGAAAAGATTTTCAGGGATGCCCGGGCTGGGTTGATCGAGGACGGCAGCAACGATTCTCTGGCGCTTGCGGCGGCCGACTTGTTATTTAACGAAAAAGAATAAAGTAACGGGACGAGAATAATTCCCCCGAATATTTCATCATATAGCGATATGGGAGTGTCATATGGCAAACATATATATCATTGGAATCGGCATGATCCGTTTCAACAAGTACCCGGACAGGAACGTCCGCGACATGGCGGAGGAGGTGACAAGGCTGTCCCTCCGGGACGCGGGGCTGGATACAAAGGATTTGCAGGCCGCGTATTTTTCCAACACTTTCTGGGGTATGTTCAGCAACCAGCATTCGATCCGCGGTCAGGTGGTGCTTCGCGGCATGGGTATCGATAAAATACCGGTAACGAACGTCGAAAACGCCTGCGCCGGAGCGACCACGGCGCTTCACCTGGCATACACGGGCATACGCGCCGGGATGTTCGACGTCGCCATCGCGATCGGGTCTGAAAAGATCACCGATCCGGATAAAGCAAAGTCACTGGCTTCCTACGCAGCCTGTATGGACGTAGAGAATTTTGGAAAACAAATCCAGATGATAACGGAGGTTGGGAAAAGTTTTAAAAATATAAAACTGCCCGATTCCGATTCGGCGCCCGGGCAGGGGCGAAGCATCTTCATGGACGCCTATGCCATGGGGGCCCGGTGGCACATGGACAGGTTCGGATCGACCCAGCGGCAACTGGCGGTAATATGCGCCAAAAACCATTTCCATGCCTCGTTGAATCCCATGGCGCAGTATCAGGAGAACATGACCGTGGAGCAGGTCCTGGCTGACCGGCCCGTGGCCTATCCGCTCACCCGGGCGATGTGCGCGCCGGTCGGCGACGGGGCCGCCGCGGCGATTGTATGCTCCGAAAAGTATCTGAAAAAAATGAAAAGGGCGCGTCCGGTTAAAATCCTCGCGTCGATAATGGGGCAGGGAAGCGACCGCGATCTGGACGGTAAAGACATCGGCGAGCGCCTGTCAAAAGAAGCGTATGAAAAAGCTGGTATCGGCCCCGATGATATCGATGTCGCAGAACTGCACGACGCGACCGCGTACGGAGAATTGCATCAGACCGAGGCCATGGGGTTCTGTCCCGTGGGGCAGGGCGGCCCCTACGCGGAATCAGGGGCGACGACGCTCGGAGGCAAAAAGCCCATAAATACGAGCGGAGGGCTGGAGTGCCGGGGGCATCCGATCGGGGCGTCCGGGTTGGCGCAGATCTTCGAACTGGTGACCCAGCTCAGGGGCGAGGCCGGCGCCCGCCAGGTCGAGAACGCGAGGACAGCACTCTCTGAAAACGGCGGCGGGAACATCGGCGTTGAGGAAGCGGCGATGTGCGTTCATATACTCGGCAGGTGAATCGGTGCGGAAACGCCTCAGCGGCGAAAACATGAGGAACTCCATGAAAACCAGGTGTACGATTTTGATAACCGGAGCCGCATCGGGAATCGGGAGGGAGACCGCGCTCCTGTTCGCGCGCAAGGGCTGGTACGTCGGTCTCTATGACGTGAATCGAAAAGGGCTTGAATCGCTGCGCCGCGAGATCGGCGCGCGCGACTGCTGCCGCAAGGTCATGGATGTATCGGCCGCGGAGAGCGTTGAAGAGGGCGTAAAGCATTTTTTGAGGAATACGGGCGGGGTGATGAACGTATTGTTCAACAATGCCGGAGTATTGTCGATGGGTGCCTTCGAAAATATGCACATGCGCGACGCGATGCGCATTATCGACGTCAACCTGAAGGGGACGTTGAATTGTATTCACGCTTCCCTGGGCGCGCTCAGGAACACGAAAAATTCCCGCATCATCAACATGTCGTCCGCCTCGGCGTTGTACGGCACTTCTTTTCTCGCTGTCTATTCGGCGACCAAGGCGGCGGTGTGTTCCCTGACCGAATCGCTCAATGTCGAGCTGGGGAAATACGGGATAATCGTGAGTGACGTAAGGGCGCCGTTCGTGAAGACGCCGTTGCTCGAAAAGGAGGTGAAGGCGCCGGTAATGGAAAAGCTCGGCGTCCATCTTACCCCGGAAGAGGTGGCGATGGTGGTGTGGAAAGCGGTGTTCAGCCGGAAGATTCACAAAAACACCAGGGGCGTCGCGCCTCTCCTGGCGCTCATCAGGCTGCCGGATTTCATCTTTTTGCGAATACTGAAGTTTCTGGTATTGCCGAGGGGTTAACGCTGCAGAGGGGCGCATGAAAAAAAGATTCAACGTGTTCATTACCGGGGTGTCGGGTTTTATCGGGCAGAAGATCATCGAGCGGTTCAGTGAGCGGGACGATGTGGGGAAAATCATCGGGATCGATGTCGTGGCGCCCCCCCGCTTGCGCGAGAGGATCACCTTCATCGAGCACGATGTCCGCGACGATATGGCCCCGCTGATGTCCGGGTACAAAATTGACTGGGCGATACATGCCGCCTTTGTGGTGTCCATACTGCACGACAAAAAGCTCATGGAAGACGTCGATATAAACGGTACGGTCAATTTTCTCAACGCGTGCGCGAAGAATAAAATAAAACACGTGATGCATATGTCCTCGACGACCGCGTACGGCGCGCATGAGGACAATCCCCCGTTGCTGGGGGAAGATGCTCCGTTGCGCGGAAACGAGGGCTTTATCTACGGCATGAGCAAGGCAAAGCTCGAATTGACGGCGGTGCGGGAATTTTTCGAAAGGCATCCGGACGTATGCGGATCGATCGTGAGGCCCTGCTTCGTGTGCGGCCCCCATTTTTACAAAAACACGCTTGGCCGGCACCTGATGAAAAGGATCGTGATGTTGCCCGGCGACATGAGACCGTTCCAGTTCGTTCATGAGGACGATGTCGCCGATTCCATGTATCATCTTCTGGCGAAAAGGCAGAGAGGCGCCTTCAACCTCGCCGCCGACGGCACCATGACCTTCAGGGAGATGCTCGATTTAACCGGGGGCACGCCCCTGCCGATTCATCCGGCGCTCCTCTATCCGCTGAACGACCTGGCCTGGATGCTGCGGCTTTCCTTTGTCACCGAGTTTCCGAGCGCGCCCATGGCGCTCATCCGGTTTCCATGGATCGCAAGCAACGACAAAATCAAAAACGCGGGCTACAGATTTAAATATACGACAAGAGAGGCGTTCGAGACCTTTGCGGAGCTGGTTCTGAATTTTAAGGGAAGGGGAAATTCAGTCGTATTCAAATGATTTTCCCCATGTGAATTCAGGAGCCCTTAAGGCGGGCCTGTCCGATTGACCCGAGAAACTGATTGACAAAGCGTACGCCGCGTGAAGAAAGCATGGTATGGAGTTCAGGGTGCTCGGGCGCGATGCGCTCACGAACGCGCGCAGGGGTGAGCTTGTCACCTCCCGGGGAGTGGTGCGAACGCCGGTGTTCATGCCGGTGGCGACGCGGGCCGCCGTCCGGGCGCTGGGGCTTCGGGATGTTGAGGAGATAGGATTCGACATCATCCTCTCGAATACCTATCACCTTTACATGCGCCCGGGGACCGCTGTGCTTGAAAAGGCCGGCGGCCTCCACCGGTTTATGAACTACGAGCGCCCCATCCTGACCGATTCGGGCGGCTTCCAGGTCTTTTCCCTCTCGTCGCTTAGAAAACTCTACGACCACGGCGTCGAGTTCAGGTCGCATATCGACGGCTCGCGGCACCTCTTTACCCCCCGCGCGGTGCTCGACATCCAGCGCGTCATAGGATCCGATATCATGATGGTGCTCGATCACTGCGCCGAGTATCCGGTTTCCGAAAACGGAGCCCGGGAGGCGGTCGAGCGCACCATGTGCTGGGCAATGGAATCATATAGCTACTGGCGCGAACGCTTCGACACGGAAAAACAGGCGCTCTTCGCCATCGTGCAGGGAAGTGTGTACGAAAATCTGCGCGCGGAGTGCGCCGAACGCCTGTGCGAAATGGACTTTCCGGGATTTGCCATCGGCGGGCTGTCGGTCGGCGAACCGAAGGAACTATACAGGGAGATGACCGCGGTGACGCTTGCCCGACTCCCCGGCGAGAAGCCCCGCTACATGATGGGGGTGGGCAGTCCCCTCGAGATACTGGACGCAATTGAGTGCGGCGTGGACATGTTCGACTGCGTTATGCCCACGCGAATCGCGCGAAACGGCACGCTCTATACCTCGGAGGGCAGGCTCAACATCAAGGCCGCTCGTTACGAGGTTGATTTCTCGCCGCTCGATCCGTTGTGCTCCTGCTATGTCTGTCGCAACTTCAGCCGGGCGTACCTCAGGCATATCTACCGCGCGGGTGAGGTCGCGGCGCTGATCTACAATACGTACCACAACCTCTATTTCATGAAAAATTTCATGGATGAAATTCAACACTCCATCGGCTCCGGGGGTTTCCCGGAGACCTCACATAAATGGCGGGCCGCCTTTAAGGGGAGCTAAACAGATATTTTGCTTTATGCCAAAATTATTTCTATTGACAGACGCACGGAAAACAAATAGAATTCAAGGCTGTTCCGGTTCCGGCATCATACTGTAATCTCAGGAAGGAGCGAGCGCAAATGGACATAACCAAGCGTACGAAGGGCGAGGTCGTCTTGCTGGATATCGCGGGCGAAATAGACCTGTACAACGCGCCGGAAATAAAAGATATTGTAAGCAAGCTCATAGAAGAACAGAGATATAATGTAATAATCAACCTCGAAAAGGTTTCTTATATCGATTCCTCCGGTATCGGCGCCCTGATTTCGAGCCTGTCCAATCTTAAAAAATATCAGGGTGGATTGAAGATCATAAACGTCTACGCCTCCGTGAGAAAGGTGTTTGAGCTCACCAAGCTTACCTCTTTCTTCGACATTTTCGATACCGAAGAGGACGCTCTCGAGTCATTCTATAAGTAGTTCGCATAACCCTGCCGCTCGCCGGGCTTCCGCAGGGACCGCCGCCCCCGCGGGCGGATCGGGT includes:
- a CDS encoding acyl-CoA dehydrogenase family protein; translated protein: MGYRELNLQLTDEQMMLKESVHKFAVNVLKPASIELDKMTPEEVVKKGSPFWKVMKQMYEMKYHTVLVPDEYGGMGLDPLSLHIFFEELSYGSVGFAVASGVACFPSFYASMVPEDHLIENIILPYVNCTDATNVGCWAITEPDHGSDILMSGTEFFHDRKITQSVKAQKNGDRWIINGQTSAWVSCGPLATSAALSVGIDPSKGMAGGGICLIDCTQKGVTKGKPLDKMGQRDLPQGEIFFDNAEVPEDYMIVDPDSYEAITDTTLAIANACMGAFFTGVAQSAYDLAVQYAKERVQGGVPIIKHSTVKEKLFYMFRKIELARAYSRSTLVYNFSTTPPHTQYSIASKTYCTQIAYEVASDAMQMFGGYGVTREYPIEKIFRDARAGLIEDGSNDSLALAAADLLFNEKE
- a CDS encoding thiolase family protein, which codes for MANIYIIGIGMIRFNKYPDRNVRDMAEEVTRLSLRDAGLDTKDLQAAYFSNTFWGMFSNQHSIRGQVVLRGMGIDKIPVTNVENACAGATTALHLAYTGIRAGMFDVAIAIGSEKITDPDKAKSLASYAACMDVENFGKQIQMITEVGKSFKNIKLPDSDSAPGQGRSIFMDAYAMGARWHMDRFGSTQRQLAVICAKNHFHASLNPMAQYQENMTVEQVLADRPVAYPLTRAMCAPVGDGAAAAIVCSEKYLKKMKRARPVKILASIMGQGSDRDLDGKDIGERLSKEAYEKAGIGPDDIDVAELHDATAYGELHQTEAMGFCPVGQGGPYAESGATTLGGKKPINTSGGLECRGHPIGASGLAQIFELVTQLRGEAGARQVENARTALSENGGGNIGVEEAAMCVHILGR
- a CDS encoding SDR family oxidoreductase, with product MKTRCTILITGAASGIGRETALLFARKGWYVGLYDVNRKGLESLRREIGARDCCRKVMDVSAAESVEEGVKHFLRNTGGVMNVLFNNAGVLSMGAFENMHMRDAMRIIDVNLKGTLNCIHASLGALRNTKNSRIINMSSASALYGTSFLAVYSATKAAVCSLTESLNVELGKYGIIVSDVRAPFVKTPLLEKEVKAPVMEKLGVHLTPEEVAMVVWKAVFSRKIHKNTRGVAPLLALIRLPDFIFLRILKFLVLPRG
- a CDS encoding NAD-dependent epimerase/dehydratase family protein, producing the protein MKKRFNVFITGVSGFIGQKIIERFSERDDVGKIIGIDVVAPPRLRERITFIEHDVRDDMAPLMSGYKIDWAIHAAFVVSILHDKKLMEDVDINGTVNFLNACAKNKIKHVMHMSSTTAYGAHEDNPPLLGEDAPLRGNEGFIYGMSKAKLELTAVREFFERHPDVCGSIVRPCFVCGPHFYKNTLGRHLMKRIVMLPGDMRPFQFVHEDDVADSMYHLLAKRQRGAFNLAADGTMTFREMLDLTGGTPLPIHPALLYPLNDLAWMLRLSFVTEFPSAPMALIRFPWIASNDKIKNAGYRFKYTTREAFETFAELVLNFKGRGNSVVFK
- the tgt gene encoding tRNA guanosine(34) transglycosylase Tgt; its protein translation is MEFRVLGRDALTNARRGELVTSRGVVRTPVFMPVATRAAVRALGLRDVEEIGFDIILSNTYHLYMRPGTAVLEKAGGLHRFMNYERPILTDSGGFQVFSLSSLRKLYDHGVEFRSHIDGSRHLFTPRAVLDIQRVIGSDIMMVLDHCAEYPVSENGAREAVERTMCWAMESYSYWRERFDTEKQALFAIVQGSVYENLRAECAERLCEMDFPGFAIGGLSVGEPKELYREMTAVTLARLPGEKPRYMMGVGSPLEILDAIECGVDMFDCVMPTRIARNGTLYTSEGRLNIKAARYEVDFSPLDPLCSCYVCRNFSRAYLRHIYRAGEVAALIYNTYHNLYFMKNFMDEIQHSIGSGGFPETSHKWRAAFKGS
- a CDS encoding STAS domain-containing protein encodes the protein MDITKRTKGEVVLLDIAGEIDLYNAPEIKDIVSKLIEEQRYNVIINLEKVSYIDSSGIGALISSLSNLKKYQGGLKIINVYASVRKVFELTKLTSFFDIFDTEEDALESFYK